The following coding sequences lie in one Lacerta agilis isolate rLacAgi1 chromosome 4, rLacAgi1.pri, whole genome shotgun sequence genomic window:
- the PDHA1 gene encoding pyruvate dehydrogenase E1 component subunit alpha, somatic form, mitochondrial isoform X2 has protein sequence MRKMLAALSRLLQGPAAHRPVARVVVASRNYADFASEATFEIKKHDLHRLEEGPPTTAVMTREQGLQYYKTMQTIRRMELKADQLYKQKIIRGFCHLYDGQEACCVGIEAAVNRTDHLITAYRAHGFTYTRGASVREILAELTGRVGGCAKGKGGSMHMYAKNFYGGNGIVGAQVPLGAGIALACKYFGKDEVCLTLYGDGAANQGQIFETYNMAALWKLPCIFVCENNRYGMGTSVERAAASTDYYKRGDYIPGIRVDGMDVLAVREATKFAADHCRAGKGPVVMELQTYRYHGHSMSDPGVSYRTREEIQEVRSKSDPITLLKDRMVNNNLASVEELKEIDVEVRKEIEDAAQFATTDPEPPLEELGNHIYYKEPPFEVRGPNQWIRYKSVS, from the exons ATGCGCAAGATGCTGGCCGCGCTCTCTCGCCTGCTGCAAGGCCCGGCTGCTCACAGACCG GTTGCCCGTGTAGTCGTCGCATCTCGTAATTATGCAGATTTTGCAAGTGAGGCTACATTTGAAATTAAG AAACATGATCTCCATCGCTTGGAGGAAGGACCGCCCACCACAGCTGTTATGACTCGAGAGCAGGGCCTGCAATATTACAAAACTATGCAGACTATTCGACGCATGGAATTGAAAGCAGACCAGTTGTATAAACAGAAGATTATTCGAGGCTTTTGTCATTTATATGATGGTCAG GAAGCTTGCTGTGTTGGAATTGAGGCTGCCGTAAATCGAACAGATCACCTGATTACTGCTTACCGGGCTCATGGCTTTACATACACCCGTGGTGCTTCAGTTCGAGAAATCCTTGCTGAACTCACAG GTCGGGTAGGTGGGTGCGCTAAAGGCAAAGGAGGCTCAATGCATATGTATGCCAAAAACTTCTATGGTGGTAACGGTATTGTTGGAGCCCAG GTTCCTTTGGGAGCTGGCATTGCTTTAGCATGCAAGTACTTTGGCAAAGATGAAGTTTGCCTGACATTGTATGGCGATGGTGCTGCCAATCAG GGCCAGATATTTGAAACGTATAACATGGCAGCCTTGTGGAAATTGCCATGTATTTTTGTCTGCGAAAACAACAGATATGGAATGGGTACTTCCGTAGAGAGAGCTGCAGCCAGTACAGACTACTATAAGAGGGGAGACTATATTCCCGGGATTAGG gtGGATGGCATGGATGTTCTTGCTGTAAGGGAAGCAACAAAATTTGCTGCTGACCACTGCAGAGCAGGAAAA GGTCCTGTTGTGATGGAGCTACAGACATATCGTTATCATGGACATAGCATGAGTGATCCTGGAGTCAG TTACCGAACGAGGGAAGAAATTCAAGAAGTGAGAAGCAAAAGTGATCCCATTACACTTCTGAAGGACAGAATGGTGAACAACAACTTGGCTAGTGTGGAAGAGCTAAAG GAAATAGATGTGGAAGTAAGGAAAGAGATTGAAGACGCAGCACAGTTTGCCACAACTGATCCTGAACCACCTCTGGAAGAACTAGGCAATCATATCTACTATAAGGAGCCACCCTTTGAGGTGCGTGGCCCAAATCAGTGGATTAGGTATAAATCCGTGAGCTAA
- the PDHA1 gene encoding pyruvate dehydrogenase E1 component subunit alpha, somatic form, mitochondrial isoform X1 — MRKMLAALSRLLQGPAAHRPGAVSEVARVVVASRNYADFASEATFEIKKHDLHRLEEGPPTTAVMTREQGLQYYKTMQTIRRMELKADQLYKQKIIRGFCHLYDGQEACCVGIEAAVNRTDHLITAYRAHGFTYTRGASVREILAELTGRVGGCAKGKGGSMHMYAKNFYGGNGIVGAQVPLGAGIALACKYFGKDEVCLTLYGDGAANQGQIFETYNMAALWKLPCIFVCENNRYGMGTSVERAAASTDYYKRGDYIPGIRVDGMDVLAVREATKFAADHCRAGKGPVVMELQTYRYHGHSMSDPGVSYRTREEIQEVRSKSDPITLLKDRMVNNNLASVEELKEIDVEVRKEIEDAAQFATTDPEPPLEELGNHIYYKEPPFEVRGPNQWIRYKSVS, encoded by the exons ATGCGCAAGATGCTGGCCGCGCTCTCTCGCCTGCTGCAAGGCCCGGCTGCTCACAGACCG GGAGCTGTTAGTGAG GTTGCCCGTGTAGTCGTCGCATCTCGTAATTATGCAGATTTTGCAAGTGAGGCTACATTTGAAATTAAG AAACATGATCTCCATCGCTTGGAGGAAGGACCGCCCACCACAGCTGTTATGACTCGAGAGCAGGGCCTGCAATATTACAAAACTATGCAGACTATTCGACGCATGGAATTGAAAGCAGACCAGTTGTATAAACAGAAGATTATTCGAGGCTTTTGTCATTTATATGATGGTCAG GAAGCTTGCTGTGTTGGAATTGAGGCTGCCGTAAATCGAACAGATCACCTGATTACTGCTTACCGGGCTCATGGCTTTACATACACCCGTGGTGCTTCAGTTCGAGAAATCCTTGCTGAACTCACAG GTCGGGTAGGTGGGTGCGCTAAAGGCAAAGGAGGCTCAATGCATATGTATGCCAAAAACTTCTATGGTGGTAACGGTATTGTTGGAGCCCAG GTTCCTTTGGGAGCTGGCATTGCTTTAGCATGCAAGTACTTTGGCAAAGATGAAGTTTGCCTGACATTGTATGGCGATGGTGCTGCCAATCAG GGCCAGATATTTGAAACGTATAACATGGCAGCCTTGTGGAAATTGCCATGTATTTTTGTCTGCGAAAACAACAGATATGGAATGGGTACTTCCGTAGAGAGAGCTGCAGCCAGTACAGACTACTATAAGAGGGGAGACTATATTCCCGGGATTAGG gtGGATGGCATGGATGTTCTTGCTGTAAGGGAAGCAACAAAATTTGCTGCTGACCACTGCAGAGCAGGAAAA GGTCCTGTTGTGATGGAGCTACAGACATATCGTTATCATGGACATAGCATGAGTGATCCTGGAGTCAG TTACCGAACGAGGGAAGAAATTCAAGAAGTGAGAAGCAAAAGTGATCCCATTACACTTCTGAAGGACAGAATGGTGAACAACAACTTGGCTAGTGTGGAAGAGCTAAAG GAAATAGATGTGGAAGTAAGGAAAGAGATTGAAGACGCAGCACAGTTTGCCACAACTGATCCTGAACCACCTCTGGAAGAACTAGGCAATCATATCTACTATAAGGAGCCACCCTTTGAGGTGCGTGGCCCAAATCAGTGGATTAGGTATAAATCCGTGAGCTAA